From Lepisosteus oculatus isolate fLepOcu1 chromosome 8, fLepOcu1.hap2, whole genome shotgun sequence, one genomic window encodes:
- the LOC102692614 gene encoding tetratricopeptide repeat protein 9A, translating into MMSQSRAGQDGNTSRTECGSTSSSSGGGISRLQVYSSHSQSGRGRDMRSQQLGRHSGSSAKQTGHSEPTDLLRRALDFKTQGTQCYKEKKYREAIGKYHRALLEMKGLCRVLGDPDASSKSPSSAVPTPGKSTLTDEEKGAVENAELECYNSLAACLLQMELVNYERVKEYCLKVLRKEGENFKALYRSGVAYYHLGDFHKALHYLKESHKQQPSDTNVIRYIQLTEMKLRRSSQREKEAS; encoded by the exons ATGATGAGTCAAAGTCGAGCCGGACAGGATGGGAATACTAGCAGAACAGAGTGCGGCAGTACCTCAAGCAGCAGCGGCGGGGGCATCTCCAGGCTGCAGGTCTACAGCAGCCATTCGCAGAGTGGCCGGGGCAGAGACATGCGTTCCCAGCAACTGGGTCGCCACAGCGGGTCCAGCGCCAAGCAGACGGGCCATTCCGAACCGACGGATCTGCTCCGAAGGGCGCTGGACTTTAAGACTCAGGGAACCCAGTGCTACAAGGAAAAGAAATACAGGGAAGCGATCGGCAAGTATCACAGGGCACTCCTGGAGATGAAAGGGCTTTGCAGGGTTCTCGGAGACCCAGATGCCAGTTCTAAGTCGCCATCCTCCGCGGTGCCAACACCGGGCAAATCCACTCTGACAGACGAGGAGAAGGGGGCTGTGGAGAACGCCGAGCTGGAGTGTTACAACAGTCTCGCTG CTTGCCTGCTGCAGATGGAACTGGTGAATTATGAGAGGGTGAAGGAGTACTGTCTGAAGGTCCTGCGGAAGGAAGGGGAGAACTTTAAGGCCCTGTATCGCTCAGGGGTGGCCTACTACCACCTGGGAGACTTCCACAAGGCCCTGCACTACCTTAAGGAGTCTCACAAGCAGCAGCCCTCAG ACACCAATGTTATCCGCTACATTCAGCTGACAGAGATGAAACTCCGGCGCAGCTCTCAGAGGGAAAAGGAGGCCTCGTAA